One Trichosurus vulpecula isolate mTriVul1 chromosome 7, mTriVul1.pri, whole genome shotgun sequence genomic region harbors:
- the LOC118855985 gene encoding receptor of activated protein C kinase 1, with product MTEQMTLRGTLKGHNGWVTQIATTPQFPDMILSASRDKTIIMWKLTRDETNYGIPQRALRGHSHFVSDVVISSDGQFALSGSWDGTLRLWDLTTGTTTRRFVGHTKDVLSVAFSSDNRQIVSGSRDKTIKLWNTLGVCKYTVQDESHSEWVSCVRFSPNSSNPIIVSCGWDKLVKVWNLANCKLKTNHIGHTGYLNTVTVSPDGSLCASGGKDGQAMLWDLNEGKHLYTLDGGDIINALCFSPNRYWLCAATGPSIKIWDLEGKIIVDELKQEVISTSSKAEPPQCTSLAWSADGQTLFAGYTDNLVRVWQVTIGTR from the exons ATGACTGAACAGATGACCCTTCGGGGTACCCTGAAAGGCCACAATGGCTGGGTGACCCAGATCGCCACGACTCCCCAGTTCCCCGACATGATCCTGTCAGCCTCCCGAG ATAAGACCATTATCATGTGGAAGCTTACCAGAGATGAGACAAACTATGGGATCCCCCAGCGTGCCCTCAGGGGTCACTCCCATTTTGTTAGTGATGTGGTCATTTCCTCGGATGGCCAGTTTGCACTCTCAGGCTCCTGGGATGGCACACTAAGGCTGTGGGATCTCACAAC TGGCACTACCACCAGGCGCTTTGTTGGTCACACCAAGGATGTGCTGAGTGTAGCCTTCTCTTCTGACAACCGCCAGATTGTCTCTGGTTCCCGGGATAAGACTATCAAGCTGTGGAACACCCTGGGTGTCTGTAAATACACTGTGCAG GATGAGAGCCACTCGGAGTGGGTGTCTTGTGTCCGTTTTTCACCCAACAGCAGCAACCCCATCATTGTCTCCTGTGGCTGGGACAAGCTGGTCAAG GTCTGGAACTTGGCCAACTGCAAGCTGAAGACAAACCACATTGGCCACACAGGCTACCTAAACACAGTTACAGTTTCTCCTGATggctctctctgtgcctctggagGCAAG GATGGTCAGGCCATGCTGTGGGACCTCAATGAGGGTAAGCACCTCTATACTCTGGATGGTGGTGACATAATCAATGCTCTCTGCTTCAGCCCCAATCGCTACTGGCTCTGTGCTGCCACTGGGCCCAGCATCAAGATCTGG gacctagagggcaaaaTCATTGTGGATGAGCTTAAGCAAGAAGTGATCAGCACCAGCAGCAAGGCCGAGCCTCCCCAGTGCACCTCCTTAGCCTGGTCTGCTGATGGCCAG ACTCTCTTTGCTGGATACACAGACAACTTGGTACGAGTGTGGCAAGTGACCATTGGCACTCGGTAA